In a genomic window of Periophthalmus magnuspinnatus isolate fPerMag1 chromosome 3, fPerMag1.2.pri, whole genome shotgun sequence:
- the celf1 gene encoding CUGBP Elav-like family member 1 isoform X2 — protein sequence MSSFKLDFLPEMMVDHCSLSSNPVGKKLNGSLDQPDHPDLDAIKMFVGQIPRSWSEEQLRELFEPYGAVYEINVLRDRSQNPPQSKGCCFVTFYTRKSALEAQNALHNMKILPGMHHPIQMKPADSEKNNAVEDRKLFIGMISKKCNENDIRLMFSPYGQIEECRILRGPDGLSRARQMAQSAIKSMHQAQTMEGCSSPIVVKFADTQKDKEQKRLAQQLQQHMQQLSAASLWSNLTGLSSMGPQYLALYLQLLQQSASTTNGLSNMHSFSGFNAIQNLAALAAAASATQSSQSSSSSMTSSSSPLSMSTTGSSPSSSSSSSVNPMTSLGALQSLSTGSGVGLNMGSLTGMSGLNSSLSSSGLSGGLSGGLSGGPGCSMDALSQAYSGIQQYAAAALPSLYNQSLLSQQSISAAGSQKEGPEGANLFIYHLPQEFGDQDLLQMFMPFGNVISAKVFIDKQTNLSKCFGFVSYDNPVSSQAAIQSMNGFQIGMKRLKVQLKRSKNDSKPY from the exons ATGTCTTCTTTCAAACTGGACTTTCTCCCAGAGATGATGGTCGACCACTGCTCCTTGTCTTCAAATCCGGT AGGTAAAAAACTAAATGGGTCCCTGGATCAGCCAGACCATCCTGACCTGGATGCCATCAAGATGTTTGTAGGTCAGATCCCCAGGTCCTGGTCTGAGGAACAGCTCCGAGAACTGTTTGAGCCCTACGGAGCCGTCTATGAGATCAATGTGCTCCGAGATCGCAGTCAGAACCCCCCTCAGAGCAAAG GCTGTTGTTTTGTCACCTTTTACACTCGGAAATCTGCTCTGGAGGCTCAGAACGCTCTGCACAACATGAAGATTCTACCAGGG ATGCACCATCCAATCCAGATGAAGCCTGCAGACAGTGAGAAGAACAATG CAGTGGAAGACCGAAAGCTTTTCATTGGAATGATCTCCAAGAAATGTAACGAGAACGACATCCGGCTGATGTTCTCTCCGTATGGACAGATTGAGGAGTGTAGGATCCTACGCGGCCCAGATGGACTCAGTCGTG CTCGACAGATGGCCCAATCTGCCATCAAGTCCATGCACCAGGCCCAGACCATGGAG GGCTGCTCCTCACCCATTGTGGTGAAGTTTGCAGACACACAGAAGGACAAGGAGCAGAAGAGACTGGcccagcagctgcagcagcacATGCAACAGCTCAGTGCTGCCTCACTGTGGTCAAACCTCACCGGTCTCAGCAGCATGGGCCCACAGTATTTAGCT ctgtatttACAGTTGCTGCAGCAGTCCGCCTCCACAACTAACGGACTCAGCAACATGCACTCTTTCTCTG GTTTTAATGCCATCCAAAACCTAGCAGCACTAGCAGCAGCAGCGAGTGCCACACAGTCCTCACagtccagctccagctccatgACAAGCTCCAGCAGCCCCCTCTCCATGTCCACCACAG GTTCTTCTCCCAGCTCCAGCAGCAGTTCCTCTGTGAACCCCATGACCTCCTTGGGAGCCCTACAGTCTCTGTCCACAGGCTCTGGGGTGGGCCTTAACATGGGCTCCCTGACAG GCATGTCAGGCCTAAAcagctccctctcctccagtgGATTGTCTGGAGGGTTATCTGGAGGCTTGTCCGGAGGTCCAGGGTGCAGCATGGACGCGCTGAGCCAGGCATACTCAGGTATCCAGCAGTACGCAGCAGCTGCTCTGCCCAGCCTCTACAATCAGAGTCTCCTGTCCCAGCAGAGCATCTCCGCAGCTGGCAGCCAGAAGGAGG GTCCAGAAGGTGCCAACTTGTTCATCTACCACCTGCCTCAGGAGTTTGGAGACCAGGATCTCCTGCAGATGTTCATGCCTTTCGGAAACGTCATCTCAGCCAAAGTGTTCATCGACAAGCAGACCAACCTCAGCAAGTGTTTTG GTTTTGTGAGCTATGACAACCCAGTGTCATCTCAGGCAGCGATTCAGTCCATGAATGGCTTTCAGATTGGTATGAAAAGACTCAAAGTGCAGCTGAAACGCTCCAAGAATGACAGCAAGCCCTACTGA
- the celf1 gene encoding CUGBP Elav-like family member 1 isoform X1, with amino-acid sequence MSSFKLDFLPEMMVDHCSLSSNPVGKKLNGSLDQPDHPDLDAIKMFVGQIPRSWSEEQLRELFEPYGAVYEINVLRDRSQNPPQSKGCCFVTFYTRKSALEAQNALHNMKILPGMHHPIQMKPADSEKNNAVEDRKLFIGMISKKCNENDIRLMFSPYGQIEECRILRGPDGLSRGCAFVTFTARQMAQSAIKSMHQAQTMEGCSSPIVVKFADTQKDKEQKRLAQQLQQHMQQLSAASLWSNLTGLSSMGPQYLALYLQLLQQSASTTNGLSNMHSFSGFNAIQNLAALAAAASATQSSQSSSSSMTSSSSPLSMSTTGSSPSSSSSSSVNPMTSLGALQSLSTGSGVGLNMGSLTGMSGLNSSLSSSGLSGGLSGGLSGGPGCSMDALSQAYSGIQQYAAAALPSLYNQSLLSQQSISAAGSQKEGPEGANLFIYHLPQEFGDQDLLQMFMPFGNVISAKVFIDKQTNLSKCFGFVSYDNPVSSQAAIQSMNGFQIGMKRLKVQLKRSKNDSKPY; translated from the exons ATGTCTTCTTTCAAACTGGACTTTCTCCCAGAGATGATGGTCGACCACTGCTCCTTGTCTTCAAATCCGGT AGGTAAAAAACTAAATGGGTCCCTGGATCAGCCAGACCATCCTGACCTGGATGCCATCAAGATGTTTGTAGGTCAGATCCCCAGGTCCTGGTCTGAGGAACAGCTCCGAGAACTGTTTGAGCCCTACGGAGCCGTCTATGAGATCAATGTGCTCCGAGATCGCAGTCAGAACCCCCCTCAGAGCAAAG GCTGTTGTTTTGTCACCTTTTACACTCGGAAATCTGCTCTGGAGGCTCAGAACGCTCTGCACAACATGAAGATTCTACCAGGG ATGCACCATCCAATCCAGATGAAGCCTGCAGACAGTGAGAAGAACAATG CAGTGGAAGACCGAAAGCTTTTCATTGGAATGATCTCCAAGAAATGTAACGAGAACGACATCCGGCTGATGTTCTCTCCGTATGGACAGATTGAGGAGTGTAGGATCCTACGCGGCCCAGATGGACTCAGTCGTG GCTGTGCCTTTGTCACATTCACAGCTCGACAGATGGCCCAATCTGCCATCAAGTCCATGCACCAGGCCCAGACCATGGAG GGCTGCTCCTCACCCATTGTGGTGAAGTTTGCAGACACACAGAAGGACAAGGAGCAGAAGAGACTGGcccagcagctgcagcagcacATGCAACAGCTCAGTGCTGCCTCACTGTGGTCAAACCTCACCGGTCTCAGCAGCATGGGCCCACAGTATTTAGCT ctgtatttACAGTTGCTGCAGCAGTCCGCCTCCACAACTAACGGACTCAGCAACATGCACTCTTTCTCTG GTTTTAATGCCATCCAAAACCTAGCAGCACTAGCAGCAGCAGCGAGTGCCACACAGTCCTCACagtccagctccagctccatgACAAGCTCCAGCAGCCCCCTCTCCATGTCCACCACAG GTTCTTCTCCCAGCTCCAGCAGCAGTTCCTCTGTGAACCCCATGACCTCCTTGGGAGCCCTACAGTCTCTGTCCACAGGCTCTGGGGTGGGCCTTAACATGGGCTCCCTGACAG GCATGTCAGGCCTAAAcagctccctctcctccagtgGATTGTCTGGAGGGTTATCTGGAGGCTTGTCCGGAGGTCCAGGGTGCAGCATGGACGCGCTGAGCCAGGCATACTCAGGTATCCAGCAGTACGCAGCAGCTGCTCTGCCCAGCCTCTACAATCAGAGTCTCCTGTCCCAGCAGAGCATCTCCGCAGCTGGCAGCCAGAAGGAGG GTCCAGAAGGTGCCAACTTGTTCATCTACCACCTGCCTCAGGAGTTTGGAGACCAGGATCTCCTGCAGATGTTCATGCCTTTCGGAAACGTCATCTCAGCCAAAGTGTTCATCGACAAGCAGACCAACCTCAGCAAGTGTTTTG GTTTTGTGAGCTATGACAACCCAGTGTCATCTCAGGCAGCGATTCAGTCCATGAATGGCTTTCAGATTGGTATGAAAAGACTCAAAGTGCAGCTGAAACGCTCCAAGAATGACAGCAAGCCCTACTGA
- the LOC117388209 gene encoding UPF0547 protein C16orf87 homolog, whose amino-acid sequence MSANKTKKVKMATKSCPECDQQIPVACKSCPCGFVFISRKLLTARLNERPSSPGLADQLESKRRRTERIRKDRIEALPSDMENRRRPRPSCQGDPIRRGRGRPKTVGLKKVEDDREKQEKEVDMYASLSDEKAFVFSVALAEINRKILGQRLIM is encoded by the exons ATGTcggcaaataaaacaaagaaagtcAAAATGGCCACCAAATCTTGCCCTGAGTGCGACCAACAG ATTCCGGTGGCTTGTAAGTCATGTCCCTGCGGGTTTGTTTTTATCAGCCGCAAACTCCTGACGGCCAGGTTAAATGAGCGCCCCTCCTCCCCAGGACTAGCAG ATCAACTGGAGTCGAAGCGACGGCGAACTGAGCGCATTCGTAAAGACCGTATCGAGGCTCTGCCTAGTGACATGGAGAACCGGAGGAGACCTCGACCCAGCTGTCAGGGAGACCCCATCCGCAGGGGCCGAGGGAGACCCAAGACTGTGGGCCTCAAGAAGGTGGAGGATGACAGAG agaaacaagagAAGGAGGTGGACATGTACGCCAGCCTCTCAGATGAGAAAgcctttgtgttttctgtggcTTTAGCCGAGATCAACCGCAAGATCCTGGGACAGAGACTGATCATGTGA